GATCCCATTTTAAGACTGAGATCTATTTGACATTTGCAAACACTTAATATGATGCGTGTCATTTGCAAACCCTTATCAAAATGTTACTGACATTCAATGATTGGGTAATGGGAGGTCAATGATTGATAATCAATGGTactggggcaggaggggagggtataaatgatgatgatgatgtcattgtCGTGATGGGGTTGAGCACAAACAAACCAAACGAAATGATCGTGCAGGAGCTGCTAGTTTAAAGGATTACTGTAACTACAAACCTCTGTCACAAGCGATCCTTAACCTGTGAAGGTATTGTGACACACCATTtattagagagagaaggagagagagagcacctcTATGGTGCTACTTGGTTAAACAATAGGCAAGACTCTACACAAACAGGAAGAAAGCGACCCTAACAGTATTACATTGTGCGAAAACATTGAATGAGCATGAAACCATAATCAAATCTGATCTTACGGCAGCAAATATGGATCCAGATGTGACCTACATACTACATCCATGCACCTAATGCTATGTCTCATGTACTGAAACTAAACGAGCCAGCTGGCTGTCCTCACCCATGATCTTGTAGGCCGTGCTGCAGAGGCCGTTGGTGTCGCCGGCAGGGTTGGGGGGCtgcggaggaggggggatgctgGGCCTGTTCCTGGGCTTGGGCACCGGCCGCGGCCTGGGGAGGGATCCTGACTGGAAGGGCGTGGCTGAGGGGAGGCCAGGGCTGTCCTGGGGGGCAGAGGACGGCGGGGGGGTgtctggtggggtgggggtgtctGGAGGGGAGGGCTCTGTCCCGAGGGGGTCCCCTTGGGGCTGGGGGAAAGCTCttggctgagggggggggctgacctgtgaggggggctggggaggggggtggttggGGGCCTGGATGTGGGGCTGGTTGTTGGAGTGGCGTCTGGGGACGGCgcagggctgggctgtgggggaggtgggggagtggCTGGAGGCGggccggggggaggggcttagggACTGGGCGGAGCCTGGGGAGGGGATATTGGGCTGGCCTGGTGGGGGGTTGGCTGGTTTAGGAGGGGCGGGGGCTGGTTTCTTTGTACCTGGAGGAAGGAAGTGCAACGTTAGACGCTAACGTCAACGACATCACGTACCCCCAGTGGTCCTGCATCAGCCCGGTGCATCAACAAACCAAGCATGGTCCCAGGACCGTGGTGAGTGTGGAGGTGTTTATCAAGCCTGGCTGGGGCTCACCTCTGCGCATCATGTGAGGACTGGGCCCCATGGGTCCGGCCCCGGGGGTCCCCACGCCCAGCCCTGAGGGGTTGGTGCCGCCCGTGTGCCCCCCTCCTGAGCCGttcctctggggagggggggtggaggtgaagtCGCGTAGCTTTGGGTTGCTGGACACACGGGGGACAAGACCAACACGACACAAGATCTCAGACCCCGTTCACTGGGTTccaaagaaccccccccccccaaaaaaaacaaaacaatccaaaacaaataaaacatacaGACTCTATGGCCATGCATTACAAAACAACCATCGCCTCAAGTCTTCCTTGACTATtgctgtgtgtgcgcgcaaTTTCCCCCTTTTAACCCAGGCAGATAACAGATCAATTGAACTATCTGTCTGGTTCGGAGGAGCCTGCCGATCAATAGAATCCTTTCACGGAACGATTCAAAGAGGCTCTTAAGCAGCGAGGTTACGTAAGGGCAgcgaggaaaggggggggagggggggtggcgcCCGACATCTCAGGGCAGCTCAGTCCGGTTCTGCTGACTGCGGCGTTTCAGAGTGCAGGGCAGAGTggttgaggaggatgaggggtcCTTAGAAAATGCTGGAAATGACAGCAGCCATTGTTGTGGTGTTCCTGTGGGCTGCCCTGAGACGTGCCCGGGCCATAATGAAGGGTCACGACTTTGCAGAAAATGCGGTTAGCGATGCGGGGAAGACAAAACAAGCGGACGGGTTCGAGAAGGGACACGTCTAGGCCCGCGACTGACGACACCGGCTAGATCTGTCTGCTCCCTTCCTTTCATTCACCGACACAGAGCTCGCTTATGGAGCAGCGGATGAATAGCGAGCGTCTACAAAGCGTCCACATGCAGCAGCTGTTAGCCCCTCCAtgcagtgtgtggtggggtggttcCTATCCAGCGCCCGGCCCTTACCTGATCTCCTCTGTGTGCTGAGCTAGCAGCTGCTGTGCCGCCACCAGGGCTGCCATGCCCAGGGCCAGGCTGGGCTGGCAGCCCTCCAGGGCCAAGCCCCCCAGAGGGGCCTGCAGCTGGGGCTCCCCCAGGGGGCCCGGGCTCCCGGGGGCCTCCACGGGGGGCAAGGGAGGCTGGAAGGTAGGCGAAGCGTGCTGCTTTCTACCTAAAGTGTTGCTGCCTCTACGCGTGTTATGGTCCGAGTGTTTGTTAGCGGagctacacagagagaggagggagagagaggagggggagagaggagggagagagaggagggggagagaggagggggagagaggaaggagagagaggagggggagagaggagggggagagaggagggagagagaggagggggagagacggagggagggggagagacggagggagagagagagaggacaggagacgaGAGACATGATTATAGACACCCGGAGAATCTCCACTACCACCAGAGAGGGAGATAgttagaagagaaagagagagatagagagagaaagagagactagcAAACCAAAATCAGTGCTCAAGTCCTGAATCACAGATCCACAGTGAGATTAGAAGACCCCGCCAAAAATATCAGATGATGGTATTATCAATGGAGTTAGAAAATTGAAATAGCAGACaatttcaatttagaagcaatTATGGGGTTTGAGGTGAAGGGCAAGCATgacagggggtgagaggggggggtcatTTGAATTGGCCCTGTCCGGGGGTGAGAGGTCATACCTATCCTTGCGTGGCGTGTCGTTGTCTGGTCCCACCATGCTGACCGGCCTCTTCCTCTCAACTGTGCCACAGtcgtagtcgggcgcagtcagGTGGTTGCCGTGGGTGGAAGGTGGCGTTGGCATGGCAAACATGCCCGACACGTTAAACTCCACGTCTGGGAGTTTCATTGTgattggggagagagagggagagcattaTTGTGACTGGACAAGAAGAAGACTGCCAAACAGCTATTTAGCCGATAAGATCACACCCACCTTCAGGGAAGAACCAATCAGCATGCTGGATGATGGGTTCTATGATGGTCACCACGTGAACGGAGGTAGCAGCAGCCATCTCAGCGAGAGTGCTGTCAtcccaaacacaacaacacaaaagtCATGTAGGCATCCCTTTTTTgctcttcacctctccctcccctcccttcctcacccccccccgcccccctcacacccctgcccccctcacccctcggtCTTGGCCCACAGCAGGTTGGGCCCCAGGACGATGGCGATGTTGCTGGGGGTCATCTTGTTGGCCTCGCTGTCCTGGGCCAGCTTGGCCAGGAACTTCACCAGATACCTGCGCAAACACGCACGCAAAGCAAACCAACCTATGAAACGACAAAGACAATCTAAAGTGGTGTAACTCATGTGGTACTGAGTGGAGGCTAGGTGTGCTACTGTGTGGAGGGGTTGGTGGTGTCCTGTGGAGGCTAGGTGAGTGCTACTGTGTGGAGGCTAGGTGAGTGCTACAGTGTGGAGGCTAGGTGGTGTCCTGTGGAGGCTAGGTGGTGTCCTGTGGAAGCTAGGTGAGTGCTACTGTGTGGAGGCTAGGTGGTGTCCTGTGGAGGCTTGGTGAGTGCTACTGTGTGGAGGCTAGGTGGTGTCCTGTGGAGGCTAGGTGAGTGCTACTGTGTGGAGGCTAGGTGGTGTCCTGTGGAGGCTAGGTGAGTGCTACTGTGTGGAGGCTAGGTGAGtgctgctgtgtggaggctaggtGGTGTCCTGTGGAGGCTAGGTGGTGTCCTGTGGAGGCTAGGTGAGTGCTACAGTGTGGAGGCTAGGTGGTGTCCTGTGGAGGCTAGGTGGTGTCCTGTGGAGGCTAGGTGAGTGCTACAGTGTGGAGGCTAGGTGGTGTCCTGTGGAGGCTAGGTGAGTGCTACTGAGTGGAGGCTAGGTGAGTGCTACTGCGCAGACAGACCTCAGGTTGGCCTTGTTGTTCTTTGGCAGCTGGTCGCACACCACCCACAGAGCCTGGAGCCTCTTGTCTGGGTCCGAcacactggagggagggagaaacaggaggagagtgtgagagagacggagagtgagaaagggaaaaaagagaggggcggagagacagacggacaaaCAGAACAAGACAAAAATACAGACGATAcagaatgtagtgtgtcagagaaaaaaagaaagcgaGAGATAAGACTTTGATCCGCCTTACTTGGAGGCCTGGGTCCACTCGTCATACAGCTGGTAGGTCATCAGTGGTTCAGGCAGCTCTCTCAGGTAGGACTTCAAGGCTCCTGGAAGCACAACATTCACATCAGTAGGACCAGAGGCCAGCCCagggggccggggggagggggggtctcaggaggggggggggggggggtggaccgTACCAGCGACGGCGTGGGGGTCCGAGTAGAACTCCTCCAGCTGAGAGGTGGAACAGTCCAGAGCTGCCTTCAGCTTCTTCAGCTTGGAGGCTCCGGCAGCAATCCTGAACAGGCCCTGAGgatgagtgcacacacacacaatgaggtATTCTGTAAGTCAACAACCTGAACACCTTGGTCATAAACCCATGAAAAGATCGtttcccaccccctctctcctgtagacacacacacacacacacacacaacacagagagcCTCCACACAAcatcacatggacacacacacacagaaaatcccaAACATGCCAGCAACCTCTCTACTTTCACTCACAAACAAAGGCTTTCACCACACTGACAACAGCTGTTCACTGGAGACTAAATAGGAAGACAAATACTGTGGTCAGAACTGGaaagagaggacacacacacactacacacagggaggaatgcacacacacacacacgcctcacacacacacatctgatttATAGATGGGACACAAGTAGTTTGTTATTGTGTTCTAAATGGAGCCTGAGGTGGGGTCAGGACATAAACACCATAAATCGACATCCCAGCACAGAAACaaagagtggagagagacagagagagggggcagacagagggagacaaacaCAGCAGAGTTTACGGTCTCACTGCCCGTCTCCCTGCCTGGCTCCGAGTGGCACTCCGCATGCTTGGGGCCGTTTGAATTCACGCCCCACATCAACTTGGTTTTAAGGTGTTTGATTTTGGAAGCCTTTGCTTTCAGGAGGGAACGTGACGCGTTTCAACTCGCCAGGAACAAACACGAGAAGGGATCGAACCGCTTCGCTTCCtccctgctgttcctcctgcactctcttcctccctcccctacctccatccttccacactcaaccctcccaccctcctctctacctcctccttcaTGCCCGTCTCCAGCAGCATCATGACGCAGGCCTCAAGGGGCAGAGCGATCTCCCGGCTGCTCCTCTTCAGGTGCTCGTCCAGGCCCGTCCCGAACGCAGGCTTCTCTGTCCACgagtctggggaggggggggggggaggaggaagagacagctTACTGGAAGGTGGCGGCGTTGAatgatgatgagtgtgtgtgagagcgtgtggaCATgcgagtatgagagagagagagagagagagagaacagtgaaCACCAGGTGGGTGAAATATAATTccttgaagtgtgtgtgcgtgtgtgtgaggagagtgtGAGTCATAGGCTGCATGCTGGGAGGCCTGTCTGGTTTGGACCTCCTGTGTTCTACTGACGGGGGAAGAAAACAACCAACCCTGTAGAACAACCACAGAATGCGGTCGtgaaaacgagagagaaagagagagaatctgGAAATAGGATGGTGCTCTCCAACCAAGGAGCCTTCTGGCTCAGCCACTGCCACCCTGTACTGTACGGTGCGGTACTGTACAGCACTCTGTTCTGACTGtccagtactgtactgtatggtgCGGTACTGTACAGCCCTCTGTTCTGACTGTCCAGTACTGTACTGTCTCACAGTGCTGAAGAGAACACTGGCTGGAGTCAagaggctggagggctggactGTACCTgaccatgagagagagagggtgtcgggggaagggggtgtgggtgtgggggggctgtACCTTGCTGTGCTTGGATAGTTGGCAGGACACTCTCCAGCACGGTTAGAGATTTCCTATGGTAATCAGCTTGGGCTTCTAAGAGCTGGAAACAGGAACAGAACCCAcattgtgaaagagagagtgagagagagtgagtaagagTGAAAGGGGGtttagacagggagagggggtagagagagagagagagaagacagcacTCAGATATACTGTGTTGGTCAACTCAGCTGGGGACTTTCCCACAGGTAATGCaaccacgcaaacacacacacagtacaaacacacacacacagtacaaacacacacacacagtacaaacacacacacagtactcacCATGACATAGTAGCGGGCATAATCCCCTTCCTTTGAGAAGAAATTGTACATGTCTGCAGCCAGTTGAtcctgtgagaagaaagatagaGTCCCAACAGTGAGGACCGAGTCAGCCAGGCTGTAGCTCTGTCTGGACCTGACCTGGACAGTTCAGCCAGGCTGTAGCTCTGTCTGGACCTGACCTGGACAGTTCAGCCAGGCTGTAGCTCTGTCTGGACCTGACCTGGACAGTTCAGCCAGGCTGTAGCTCTGTCTGGACCTGACCTGGACAGTTCAGCCAGGCTGTAGCTCTGTCTGGACCTGACCTGGACAGTTCAGCCAGGCTGGAGATCTGTCTGGACCTGACCTGGACAGTTCAGCCAGGCTGTAGCTCTGTCTGGACCTGACCTGGACAGTTCAGCCAGGCTGGAGATCTGTCTGGACCTGACCTGGACAGTTCAGCCAGGCTGTAGCTCTGTCTGGACCTAACCTGGACAGTTCAGCCAGGCTGTAGCTCTGTCTGGACCTGACCTGGAAAGTTCAGCCAGGCTGTAGCTTTGTCTGGACCTGACCTGGACAGTTCAGCCAGGCTGGAGATCTGTCTGGACCTGACCTGGACAGTTCAGCCAGGGGAAACACACGGCCTGGCCTTCCTGGACAcaagacctgacacacacacacactgcaccaaggcagggtgcacacgcacacacagctgacTGGGCATTCTAGTCATGCGAGTGTCAACACCAAAGAGGTCATCACAGGCTgaaatgagagacagaaagacagacagacagacagagacagacagacagacagagacagacagacagacagacagacagacagacagacagacagacagacagacagacagacagacagacagagagagagagagagagagagagagagagagagagagagagagagagagagagagaaagagagagagagagagagagagagagagagagagagagagagacagacagacagacagacagacagacagacagacagacagacagacagacagagagagagacagacacaagacGGGCATGCAGACAGCCCCTGAGAGACGTGTTGGAGTGCTGAGGGTGTGCTGAGCTACCTTGCAGAGTTCCACTTTGTTCATAGCttcatccacctcctccttgaGCAGGTCAGCCTTGGCCGTCAGTGCTTGAGTGTTCGTTCCTGAGATTATCGACTTGGTCGCCTGCAACCATctgacagagagatacacacacacacacacacacagagagacagagagtgattaAGCCATCATTAGCAGACTGAGCGACACAAGCTACTGTACTTGACTGACATGTGACCAGTAGTGGTGAACAACAGTAAGGACTTGTGGGGGTTAGAGGAGCTGACCTTGCTCTGGCAGAGTCGTAGTCCAGCACCAGCTTGGCCAGCTGCTTCCTCTGCTTTAGGATGTTGGGGATGTCCACCTGAGGACGTCACAGCCTGCTTGGTGATCACCTCCATGGATCCATTCACATCAATCAAAGTGGGTTTATTGTATGCAGCACTACACTGCTtgttactatgtgtgtgtgtgtgtgtgtgtgtgtgtgtgtgtgagtggctgacctttgtagtgtgtgtgtgtgtgtgtgagtggctgacctttgtagtgtgtgtgtgtgagtggctgACCTCTGCTAGCTGGTTGAGGGGGTCTAGCACGTCCTTCTCTAGTTGCAGCTCGTGTTGCATCAGCTCTGACGCAAGCTTGTTCTCCGCCTCACCACACACCTCCATCATCttcctgtcaacacacacacacacacacacacacaaagggtgtGAAGATCACACTATCCTGATGATCACATGACCAGTTCTCACCTTCACAGTGACCGTGCCTCAACGAGGTGTTGCAGACGCCATCACCCCAGCCTGGCACCCCAACGGTGtccccccccagcctggaggaacagggccaccaccaccacatctGACAGCACAGTGGGACTGTGATGtccccccccagcctggagGAACAGGGCCACCACCACATCTGACAGCACAGTGGGACTGCGTCTCCCTCGTCGCCAAATCCTGTGGCTAGAGCTCAACTCCCTGCTCTTTCACATTCACTAAAGGtctcactgtgtctgtctgaagtGTCAGAAAATCTATCCCATTACCAGGTCCATGTAAGAGTATGAAACAGCATCCGTTTCTGATTATTAATTACTAAACACTTACACCTgaccactaaacacacacagcacagttgTGGGAGCTTGTTGCCCTGACGATATGACTCCTCCCATATTCCTGGCCCAGATGTGTGGCGGCCTGCGGAAACCCTTCGGATGTCACGGGCGCTCATTGTTGGCTATAAGCCATAAAAGATGGAAAAACGTTTTCTCTCAAAATTCAGATTTCTgatgttttgtatagttaacaccctaaacgtcattgtaatgtacaaaaagtatatgaAAACTTGTGAAAAACAGTTCATTTCAACGGTTTTTGGACATAGAGAGCaagattttcaagccatgtcaaatcgAATTATGAAACGGAGCATCTTTGAATGCGGTTTGCTCCCTTATTGGACAcgtcactcattcactcacccaATCAGAGACTCCTCTCCCAGCTGACTGCCTCCATCCACCATGGCCTGAGAGAGTGCTGTCAAGGGTAGCTTTTTCTGCaaaggtgtgtttgtgaagagagaaagaaaaacagataTCCATTAGACAACAGGCGAAGCTCAACAAACCTTACACCAACCTTGTCCCTAAAGCTTAAACCCTTAAAGTCCCTGGTTAGTTGAGCACAAATTAACAGAAAGCCAGGAATCATTTTCATGTAGAGGGGGGTCTCTGTGTTAGGGAGGCGGAGCGGGGCGCTCTCCTGAGGAAAGtgttgaaggaggagagaggtcatGGGACATGAAACCCTACTGCCATGTCCAACCATCCATGATGTTGGACATGAAGCCCAACCCAGGCCCCGCCCACTGCCATGTACAGGGCCCCCGCACCACGCTAACCTACAGGGATGaagggacagacacagagaggtggGGAAAGAAGAGATGGATGAAGGAGAGGCGGAAGTCTCtgggttgttttgttttgtttacctGACCATTTCCTGAATATAGGCGCGGTACGGACTGGAAGGGTCAGAATGGTGCATGTTGGGTAGTGAGAGGTAGAGAACACAGAAAAGACTGGTGTGAAAAACACGATCTCCATGGTGGGGAGGCACAGGTCAGTTTGGGATATTAATAATGTTTGATCGGGGGAACATCATGTTGGTTAAAAACAGGTTTATATGCAAGGTTAGGTTACTGGCATCAATGATTATGTGATTGAGTTACCAACTAGACAGGTTAAAATGGCCTTAACGATAGAGAGTAGTCGTGTtgattctggtgtgtgtgtgcgctcacgtGTCTCTTCTCTGCTTCGGCCCCTATGTGACCCTGCAGACACGTGACCATCctcttgtgtgtgttgtgggacaCCACCCGCACCATCTCCATACGCCTCTCAATCTGTGGGAAAGAGCACGCAACATACATGACCCTACAGACGCACACAACATACATGACCGTCCATGCACTAAGCATGACACACCAAGCTACACCGAGTACCGACCGTGTCAAACACCACAGAAACGACTGAGCGGTCCTAAGAGGAGTAGTGTAAGGAGTCGAGGGAGAAAGCGTGACAGCGTCCAGCGTGGTGGTGGTACCATGTCTGACATGCTTGCACCAGCTGAGGAAGTGTGGGAGGGCGGGGCTTCCTGACCCGAGGCCGTCAGCTGACCTCCCAGACACGCTGCTCATACGTCGGATGACGTAACAGCCCTGTGGGAGCTGGTGTCTGTGACCACGCTAGCGCTCCGCGTGGAGGTTAGGACAGAGCGCTGGGACCTGACCACAAACCATGTCTCCaatctctcattctccctctagtactctctctctctggttctctctctctctagtactCTCCCTCTAGTACTCTCCCTCTAGTACTCTCTCTCTAGTACTCTCTCTCTagtactctctctgtctctaatactctctctctggttatctctctctctagtacTCTCTCTCTAGTACTCTCTCTCTagtactctctctgtctctaataCTCTCTCCGGCCTCATTCCGGCCTCCTGTTGGCTCGTAGAGGTTTGGCCCCATGCTGTGTACTCTGGCTAGTAGGCGGGACAGGAAGGGTCGAAGGTCAAGCGTGATGGATTGTGGCGTTCCCAGTGGGGAGGCGCAGGAATGCTTCTCTGTCCAGCGCCGATGAGTCAtcggcagcgttgccatggAGACGGTGCGCTGGGCTGTGACTGGGGGGGGCGGTGTGTTTTACAACGCTGGTGACCTTGTGGGCTTCAGGGCCCTCGGTCAGACATGGCTGAGAACACGTCCTGAACAGGCACGGAGAACCATAGCTCCAGTCGTTCAGATGAGACTCGGCACTGGTCACTTCATTATGGCTCAGCTCCAAGCCTCCATTAACAATGAGTCATACACACttggggaaggaaggaaagaagaaaggaaaagaaagaaagggaaagaaacaaaagaacgaaaaaaaatctgttaagaatagtagtgtgtgtgggaacaGGGCCGAGGACAAACAGAAGACATGGAATCTTGTGTAACCTGTGGAGAGCATGACCTGGCGCTGACAGAGATCAAGAGAGACGACGGCGTTTCAATAGCGCTGTGTCGGAAAACACCGGAATGCAAGAATTccaagcagggagaggagacaccCGCCCTGCACGCCTTTgcccttcacctctctctccacctccctttcAGTCTTGCTTACGTCTTTCCCCAAGAAGAGGCCCCCCCAACATTCCCACCACAGCTGGGTcaaacgcacagacacacacacacacaggct
This DNA window, taken from Hypomesus transpacificus isolate Combined female chromosome 13, fHypTra1, whole genome shotgun sequence, encodes the following:
- the arhgap17a gene encoding rho GTPase-activating protein 17a isoform X1, giving the protein MKKQFNRMKQLANQTVGRAEKTEVLSDDLLQIERRMEMVRVVSHNTHKRMVTCLQGHIGAEAEKRHSVPRLYSGNGQKKLPLTALSQAMVDGGSQLGEESLIGKMMEVCGEAENKLASELMQHELQLEKDVLDPLNQLAEVDIPNILKQRKQLAKLVLDYDSARARWLQATKSIISGTNTQALTAKADLLKEEVDEAMNKVELCKDQLAADMYNFFSKEGDYARYYVMLLEAQADYHRKSLTVLESVLPTIQAQQDSWTEKPAFGTGLDEHLKRSSREIALPLEACVMMLLETGMKEEGLFRIAAGASKLKKLKAALDCSTSQLEEFYSDPHAVAGALKSYLRELPEPLMTYQLYDEWTQASNVSDPDKRLQALWVVCDQLPKNNKANLRYLVKFLAKLAQDSEANKMTPSNIAIVLGPNLLWAKTEGTLAEMAAATSVHVVTIIEPIIQHADWFFPEDVEFNVSGMFAMPTPPSTHGNHLTAPDYDCGTVERKRPVSMVGPDNDTPRKDSSANKHSDHNTRRGSNTLGRKQHASPTFQPPLPPVEAPGSPGPLGEPQLQAPLGGLALEGCQPSLALGMAALVAAQQLLAQHTEEISNPKLRDFTSTPPPQRNGSGGGHTGGTNPSGLGVGTPGAGPMGPSPHMMRRGTKKPAPAPPKPANPPPGQPNIPSPGSAQSLSPSPRPASSHSPTSPTAQPCAVPRRHSNNQPHIQAPNHPPPQPPSQVSPPPQPRAFPQPQGDPLGTEPSPPDTPTPPDTPPPSSAPQDSPGLPSATPFQSGSLPRPRPVPKPRNRPSIPPPPQPPNPAGDTNGLCSTAYKIMDPALSLKGFTRAFVPDFAVDQQPVAPAPTPSHRDSELDTESTVL